From Candidatus Woesearchaeota archaeon, one genomic window encodes:
- a CDS encoding DUF5676 family membrane protein — protein MEKLNVKTTALTLAIVGGVLSLACAAIIAIWPGSLKYLGAIFHGIDLTAIAKTSVSIGSVILGLIEVVVIGAIVGALFAWLYNYFNEKIK, from the coding sequence ATGGAAAAACTAAATGTAAAAACAACTGCATTGACATTGGCCATTGTAGGCGGAGTACTTTCTCTGGCCTGCGCTGCGATTATTGCAATATGGCCTGGTTCATTGAAATACCTCGGCGCAATATTCCACGGCATTGATTTGACAGCAATAGCAAAAACAAGCGTATCTATCGGAAGCGTCATACTTGGCCTTATCGAAGTTGTGGTAATCGGCGCAATAGTAGGGGCATTGTTTGCCTGGTTGTATAATTATTTCAATGAAAAAATCAAATAA
- a CDS encoding cysteine desulfurase → MLNTNKIREDFEILNKSIKGKPIIYFDNACMSLKPKQVVETMNRYYNEFPACGGRSLHSLGKKVTEEVRNARKTMQKFINAKSEKEIIFTKNTTEAINLIANAFNLEEGDEVITTDKEHNSNLLPWQRLKETKGIIHQIADFNDPEDLKNKITNKTKLISMVHSSNLDGTSINAKEIIKIAHYNKVAVMLDCAQSIPHKEVDVRKLDADFIAFSGHKMLGPTGTGCLYGKEALLEKLSPFIVGGDTVKDTTYSTAEFEDLPERLEAGLQNYAGIIGFAEAANYLMRIGKKDIEQHELKLNKKITDELLKINGFEFIGPKEAEQRGGIISFNIKNMDPHNIAMILDQSANIMIRSGAHCVHSWFNAHQMKGSARASLYLYNTEEEANVFIEEMKKIVKFLK, encoded by the coding sequence ATGCTGAATACAAATAAAATACGCGAGGATTTTGAAATTCTGAATAAAAGTATAAAAGGAAAGCCAATCATATACTTTGACAATGCGTGCATGTCATTGAAGCCAAAGCAGGTTGTTGAGACAATGAACCGCTATTACAATGAATTCCCGGCATGCGGCGGAAGAAGCCTGCATTCTTTGGGCAAAAAAGTAACAGAAGAGGTAAGAAATGCAAGAAAAACAATGCAAAAATTCATAAATGCAAAGAGCGAGAAAGAAATAATCTTTACAAAAAATACAACAGAAGCCATTAACCTTATTGCAAATGCATTTAATCTTGAAGAAGGCGATGAAGTGATAACCACGGACAAGGAACACAATTCTAATCTGCTTCCGTGGCAAAGATTGAAGGAAACAAAAGGCATTATTCATCAGATTGCTGATTTTAATGATCCGGAAGATTTAAAAAACAAAATAACCAATAAAACAAAGCTAATCTCGATGGTACACAGCTCTAATCTGGATGGCACTTCAATAAATGCAAAAGAAATAATAAAAATTGCGCATTACAATAAAGTTGCTGTAATGCTTGACTGCGCCCAGTCCATTCCGCACAAGGAAGTTGATGTGAGAAAGCTTGATGCTGACTTCATTGCATTTTCAGGCCATAAGATGCTTGGGCCTACAGGAACAGGCTGCCTTTACGGAAAAGAAGCCTTGCTTGAAAAATTATCTCCTTTTATTGTGGGCGGCGACACTGTGAAAGATACAACTTATTCAACAGCAGAATTTGAAGATCTGCCTGAAAGGCTTGAAGCCGGGCTGCAGAATTATGCCGGAATTATCGGCTTTGCAGAAGCTGCGAATTACTTGATGAGGATTGGAAAAAAAGACATTGAGCAGCACGAATTGAAGCTGAACAAGAAAATAACAGATGAATTGCTGAAAATAAATGGTTTTGAGTTTATTGGCCCGAAAGAAGCAGAGCAGAGAGGCGGAATAATAAGCTTCAATATAAAAAACATGGATCCGCACAATATTGCAATGATCCTAGACCAGTCCGCCAATATAATGATCAGAAGCGGAGCTCACTGCGTTCATTCATGGTTCAATGCGCATCAAATGAAAGGAAGCGCAAGGGCATCTTTGTATCTGTACAATACAGAAGAGGAAGCGAATGTTTTTATTGAGGAAATGAAAAAGATTGTTAAATTCTTAAAATAA
- a CDS encoding CDGSH iron-sulfur domain-containing protein — translation MSRKVIKVANVPLEIKPQKESAWICMCGLSKNQPFCDGLHKLCNGEEEGKLYEYDDAGHRKEIKKEG, via the coding sequence ATGAGTAGAAAAGTAATAAAGGTGGCGAATGTGCCGCTTGAAATCAAACCGCAGAAGGAATCTGCATGGATCTGCATGTGTGGCTTGTCAAAAAACCAGCCTTTCTGCGATGGTTTGCATAAATTATGCAACGGTGAAGAAGAAGGCAAGCTTTACGAATATGATGATGCCGGTCATCGTAAGGAAATAAAAAAAGAAGGGTAA
- a CDS encoding heavy metal translocating P-type ATPase: MKTTIKITGMHCASCANTIEKALKRAKGVINTNVNFATEKATVEFDENKTNQEGVEKTIEKTGYKIIKEEKESKTGEKGISEIKLKIIGMDNPHCVATVSGALSAIKGIVSKELLVNQKAAIKYDPVLTSINEIKKAIKNSGYEPIEETASVDKEKEARQKEIRRLQIEVFLGFLLSIPIFILSFPEWFKIIVPYANYVLFILTTPVQLAIGRRFYAGMWIALKNKSANMDTLIAVGTSAAYIYSALVTFIPNTFKGAVYYDTAAIIITFILLGKLLEAVMKGKTSEAIKKLMGLQAKTAMVVRNGKEIGINIDDVAVGDIVVIRPGEKIPVDGVVIEGHSAVDESMISGESIPVEKKIGDNVIGATINKNGALKFKATKVGKDTVLAQIIKLVEEAQGSKAPIQRVADKVSSYFVPAVIIIAVAAFIIWLLAGQSFVFSLSIFIAVLIIACPCALGLATPTAIMVGSGKGAENGILIKSGEALETAHKLTTIVFDKTGTLTKGKPEVTKIVSVSNLSEREIIRFAGIAEKNSEHPLAEAIVKKCDELKIKLTGASSFIAVPGKGVKAKYKDEEIIIGNRKMMENFPLKLIDPKIVELENLGNTVMLIALRNRVIGMVAVADTLKEYSKEAVEQLHKMKKEVIMITGDNKRTAEAIAKQIGIGKVLAEVLPEDKEKEVKKLQHAGEVVAFVGDGINDAPALAQADIGIAIGAGTDVALETGNIVLIKNDLRDVVTAIDLSAYTIRKIRQNLFWAFFYNTAGIPIAAGILYPFTGFLLNPIIAAAAMAFSSVSVVGNSLFMRLYKAKIK; encoded by the coding sequence ATGAAAACAACAATCAAGATAACAGGAATGCACTGCGCAAGCTGCGCAAATACAATAGAGAAAGCCTTAAAGAGAGCAAAAGGCGTGATCAATACAAATGTGAATTTTGCAACAGAAAAAGCAACTGTTGAATTCGATGAAAATAAAACAAATCAGGAAGGCGTTGAAAAAACAATAGAAAAAACAGGCTATAAAATAATAAAGGAAGAAAAAGAAAGCAAAACAGGTGAAAAAGGTATTTCCGAGATAAAATTAAAAATCATCGGCATGGACAATCCGCATTGTGTAGCCACAGTAAGCGGCGCATTAAGCGCAATAAAAGGCATTGTCTCAAAAGAGCTTTTAGTTAACCAGAAAGCGGCAATAAAGTATGATCCCGTTCTGACAAGCATCAATGAAATCAAGAAAGCAATAAAAAATTCAGGCTACGAGCCAATTGAAGAAACTGCATCAGTTGACAAGGAGAAGGAAGCAAGGCAGAAAGAGATCAGAAGGCTGCAAATAGAGGTTTTTCTCGGGTTTTTATTGAGCATCCCTATTTTCATACTTTCTTTTCCTGAATGGTTCAAGATAATTGTGCCTTATGCAAATTACGTTTTGTTTATATTGACAACTCCTGTACAGCTGGCAATCGGAAGAAGATTCTATGCCGGAATGTGGATCGCTTTAAAAAACAAAAGCGCAAACATGGACACTTTGATTGCAGTAGGCACAAGCGCAGCCTATATTTACAGCGCTCTTGTGACTTTTATTCCAAATACCTTCAAAGGAGCTGTTTATTATGACACAGCAGCCATTATTATAACTTTCATTCTTTTAGGCAAACTGCTGGAAGCAGTGATGAAAGGCAAAACATCAGAAGCAATAAAAAAGCTGATGGGCCTGCAGGCTAAGACAGCAATGGTCGTAAGGAACGGCAAAGAAATTGGGATCAACATTGATGATGTTGCTGTCGGCGATATTGTTGTTATCAGGCCAGGTGAAAAAATCCCGGTTGACGGCGTTGTAATTGAAGGCCATTCAGCAGTTGACGAATCAATGATCTCCGGGGAAAGCATTCCTGTTGAAAAGAAAATCGGCGACAATGTGATTGGAGCAACAATAAACAAGAACGGAGCTTTGAAGTTCAAGGCAACTAAAGTTGGAAAAGATACTGTTTTAGCTCAGATCATAAAATTAGTTGAGGAAGCCCAAGGCAGCAAAGCTCCAATACAAAGAGTGGCTGACAAAGTAAGCAGCTATTTTGTTCCTGCTGTAATAATAATTGCAGTTGCAGCTTTCATTATTTGGCTATTAGCTGGCCAGAGTTTTGTATTTTCATTGAGCATATTCATTGCAGTTTTGATTATTGCATGCCCATGCGCACTTGGCCTGGCAACTCCGACTGCAATAATGGTTGGATCTGGAAAAGGAGCTGAAAACGGCATCTTAATAAAATCAGGCGAAGCACTTGAAACAGCCCATAAACTGACAACAATTGTCTTTGACAAGACAGGAACATTGACAAAAGGAAAGCCCGAAGTTACGAAGATCGTTTCTGTTTCGAATTTATCTGAGAGGGAAATCATAAGATTCGCAGGCATTGCAGAGAAAAATTCAGAGCATCCTCTTGCAGAAGCAATTGTGAAGAAATGCGACGAACTGAAAATAAAGCTTACCGGCGCCTCATCTTTTATTGCAGTTCCTGGAAAAGGCGTTAAAGCAAAGTACAAAGATGAAGAAATCATAATAGGCAACAGAAAAATGATGGAAAATTTTCCGTTAAAGCTTATAGATCCGAAAATCGTTGAGCTTGAGAATTTGGGCAATACTGTTATGCTCATTGCGCTAAGGAACAGGGTTATTGGCATGGTTGCAGTTGCAGATACATTGAAAGAATATTCCAAAGAAGCAGTTGAGCAGCTTCATAAGATGAAAAAGGAAGTCATCATGATAACTGGCGACAACAAAAGAACGGCAGAAGCAATTGCAAAGCAGATCGGCATTGGCAAAGTTTTAGCAGAAGTGCTGCCTGAAGACAAGGAAAAAGAAGTAAAGAAGCTGCAGCATGCTGGAGAAGTTGTTGCATTTGTCGGAGATGGCATAAATGATGCGCCTGCTCTTGCGCAGGCAGATATAGGCATAGCAATTGGCGCAGGAACAGATGTTGCTTTGGAAACAGGGAATATTGTTTTGATCAAAAACGATTTAAGAGATGTTGTTACTGCCATTGACCTAAGCGCTTATACAATAAGGAAGATAAGGCAGAATCTGTTTTGGGCATTTTTTTATAATACTGCCGGCATTCCGATTGCAGCAGGAATTTTATATCCTTTCACGGGATTTTTGCTGAATCCGATAATAGCTGCTGCGGCAATGGCATTCAGCAGCGTGAGTGTTGTCGGGAATTCATTGTTTATGAGATTGTATAAGGCAAAGATAAAATGA
- the mdh gene encoding malate dehydrogenase: MAKITIIGAGNVGATAAHLLALKNLADIVLVDIVEGVPQGKSLDILESGPIEGFNHKIIGTNNYEDTKDSDIIVITAGIARKPGMTREDLLKINASIVKGVVESAVKYSQNAILIVVTNPLDAMVYLAAKISNFSKNKVIGMAGVLDTARFKTFIAEELNIDAKKIEAIVLGSHGDDMVPLISKTTIDGEPITELLPAEKINELVERTRKGGIEIVNLLKTGSAYYAPASSIVEMIDAILNDRKKLLPCAAYCDKEYGIGGYFIGVPAILGNNGVEKVVELDLNDEEKMQFERTVEHVKELCGEVDKLLTK; the protein is encoded by the coding sequence ATGGCAAAAATAACAATCATCGGAGCAGGAAATGTCGGTGCAACAGCAGCGCATCTGCTGGCTTTGAAGAATTTGGCAGATATTGTGTTAGTTGATATTGTTGAAGGTGTGCCTCAGGGAAAATCCCTTGACATATTGGAATCCGGTCCTATCGAAGGGTTCAATCATAAAATTATCGGAACAAACAATTATGAGGATACAAAGGACTCTGACATTATAGTTATAACAGCAGGCATTGCGAGAAAGCCTGGAATGACAAGGGAGGATTTGCTTAAGATAAATGCGTCCATTGTAAAAGGCGTTGTAGAGAGCGCGGTTAAATATTCGCAGAATGCCATATTGATCGTTGTAACAAATCCTTTAGATGCAATGGTTTATCTGGCTGCAAAAATAAGCAATTTTTCAAAAAACAAAGTGATTGGTATGGCAGGTGTTCTTGACACAGCAAGATTTAAAACATTTATTGCTGAAGAACTGAATATTGATGCAAAAAAGATTGAAGCGATTGTTCTCGGCAGCCATGGCGATGACATGGTGCCATTGATAAGCAAAACAACAATAGATGGGGAGCCGATTACAGAGTTATTGCCTGCTGAGAAAATAAATGAGCTGGTTGAAAGGACAAGGAAGGGTGGAATTGAGATTGTTAATCTGCTGAAGACAGGCTCTGCGTATTATGCTCCTGCTTCTTCAATTGTTGAAATGATTGATGCCATATTGAATGACAGGAAAAAGCTGCTGCCCTGTGCTGCCTATTGCGACAAAGAATATGGCATTGGAGGCTATTTCATAGGAGTTCCTGCAATATTGGGCAATAACGGAGTTGAGAAAGTGGTTGAATTAGATCTTAATGACGAGGAAAAGATGCAGTTTGAAAGGACTGTGGAGCATGTGAAAGAATTGTGCGGTGAAGTGGATAAACTGCTGACGAAATGA
- a CDS encoding flavoprotein: MRLKGKTMVLGVCGGIAAYWAAEIIGVLKNEEADVYVVMTENAAKFIAPLTLQTLSKNKVVIDMFELPVELDISHITYAKKADLMLVAPATANFIGKVANGIADDMLTATIMATKAPVIIAPAMNENMWNNKILQKNIGILKQADFKIINPEYGKMACGGEGKGTLASIEKIMKEIGRLKEEN, encoded by the coding sequence ATGAGACTAAAAGGAAAAACAATGGTGTTGGGTGTGTGTGGTGGAATTGCGGCATATTGGGCTGCAGAGATTATTGGCGTGCTTAAGAATGAAGAGGCAGATGTTTATGTTGTAATGACCGAGAACGCTGCCAAGTTCATAGCGCCTTTGACACTGCAAACGCTTTCAAAGAATAAAGTAGTTATAGACATGTTTGAGCTTCCTGTAGAATTAGATATCAGCCATATCACATATGCGAAAAAAGCAGACTTAATGCTGGTTGCTCCAGCAACTGCTAATTTTATCGGAAAAGTTGCGAACGGCATAGCTGATGATATGCTGACAGCAACCATAATGGCAACAAAAGCTCCAGTGATCATAGCCCCGGCTATGAATGAAAATATGTGGAATAATAAAATTCTGCAAAAAAATATTGGGATATTAAAGCAGGCTGATTTCAAGATCATTAATCCTGAATATGGCAAAATGGCTTGCGGCGGGGAAGGGAAAGGCACTCTTGCCAGCATTGAGAAAATAATGAAAGAAATTGGAAGATTAAAAGAGGAGAATTGA
- a CDS encoding metalloregulator ArsR/SmtB family transcription factor has product MIKKAYKTFFGTLDNERRLEIINILRKAPKCVSEICKMLDSNQTTVSHNLKRLERCGFVFVERKGKHRYYSLNKKTIKPLMDLIDKHMHEFCEKIVAGER; this is encoded by the coding sequence ATGATTAAAAAAGCATATAAAACATTCTTCGGGACGCTGGACAATGAAAGAAGGCTGGAAATAATAAACATATTGAGAAAAGCGCCTAAATGCGTTTCCGAGATATGCAAGATGCTTGATTCCAATCAAACCACTGTATCGCACAATCTTAAAAGGCTTGAGAGGTGCGGCTTTGTTTTTGTAGAGAGGAAAGGGAAGCACAGGTATTATTCGCTGAATAAAAAAACAATAAAGCCCCTGATGGATCTTATAGACAAGCACATGCACGAATTTTGCGAGAAAATAGTGGCGGGTGAAAGATAA
- a CDS encoding ferredoxin-thioredoxin reductase catalytic domain-containing protein translates to MNKEEVIKVWGEFCKSNGTFELNPDKKHVEIVADGILSNEKKHGLKFCPCRLRDGTFEKDLELICPCNFFIHETWLRPNPGMQPMCWCGLFVKA, encoded by the coding sequence ATGAACAAAGAAGAAGTAATAAAAGTCTGGGGTGAATTCTGTAAAAGCAACGGAACATTTGAGCTAAACCCAGACAAAAAGCATGTTGAAATTGTTGCTGACGGCATATTATCTAATGAAAAGAAGCATGGATTGAAGTTCTGCCCATGCAGATTGAGAGATGGGACATTTGAGAAGGACCTTGAGCTTATATGCCCCTGTAACTTTTTTATTCATGAAACATGGCTGAGGCCTAATCCGGGAATGCAGCCAATGTGCTGGTGCGGGCTGTTCGTAAAGGCATAA
- a CDS encoding thioredoxin domain-containing protein → MKLKKKYLNYGFFVFIILVVLFFYLKNVNKPYYPDIYTPRPVLGNESARITITEFSDLQCPACKAAHPTVNRIMEEFKNDVKLEYMHFPLPMHQYAFKAAEAAECANDQGKFWEFVDKVHASSDDPTPRKLKNYAKELSLDMKNFSNCLDSSAKASYVARDVREAKNMGVDATPTFFINGEKLSNWRYDIFKQKIMEEIAKK, encoded by the coding sequence ATGAAGCTAAAGAAAAAATATTTGAACTATGGCTTTTTTGTTTTTATCATTCTGGTAGTTTTGTTTTTTTATTTAAAAAATGTTAATAAGCCTTATTACCCTGATATTTACACGCCAAGGCCTGTTTTGGGCAATGAAAGCGCCAGGATAACAATAACAGAGTTTTCTGATCTTCAATGCCCTGCATGCAAGGCAGCACATCCGACTGTCAACAGGATAATGGAAGAATTCAAAAATGATGTAAAGCTGGAATACATGCATTTTCCGCTGCCAATGCACCAGTATGCGTTTAAAGCAGCAGAAGCAGCAGAATGCGCGAATGATCAGGGCAAATTCTGGGAATTTGTTGACAAAGTGCACGCAAGCTCTGATGATCCGACGCCAAGAAAATTGAAAAACTATGCAAAAGAATTAAGCTTAGACATGAAAAACTTCAGCAACTGCCTTGATTCATCAGCAAAAGCATCTTATGTTGCAAGAGATGTAAGGGAAGCCAAGAATATGGGTGTTGATGCAACTCCGACATTTTTCATTAACGGAGAAAAGCTGAGCAATTGGAGATATGACATTTTTAAGCAGAAGATAATGGAAGAAATAGCTAAAAAATAG
- a CDS encoding Mov34/MPN/PAD-1 family protein, whose amino-acid sequence MTLKKFLINKLKKFFGFDKYEFNKIIVDKEVIEKIIDLAKQAYPKEFVILLEGKFENKELVITDVLFNTYQASNNATSMTLDLPITSKIIGTAHSHPGHSNMPSGADLTFFNKYGMVHIIIAYPFNADTIRMYNIYGDEIGFFVKD is encoded by the coding sequence ATGACACTTAAAAAATTTTTGATAAACAAACTTAAGAAATTCTTCGGCTTTGATAAATACGAATTCAATAAAATCATTGTAGATAAAGAAGTCATTGAAAAGATCATCGATCTTGCAAAGCAGGCTTACCCAAAGGAATTTGTCATTCTGCTCGAAGGTAAGTTTGAAAACAAAGAGCTGGTCATAACTGATGTTTTATTTAACACTTACCAGGCATCGAACAATGCAACATCCATGACGCTTGATCTTCCGATAACCTCGAAAATAATAGGGACAGCGCATTCACATCCGGGCCATAGCAATATGCCTTCTGGGGCAGATCTGACTTTTTTCAACAAATACGGAATGGTGCACATTATCATAGCATATCCGTTTAATGCAGATACGATCAGGATGTACAATATTTATGGGGATGAGATTGGGTTTTTTGTAAAAGATTGA
- a CDS encoding carotenoid biosynthesis protein, producing MRKLLLKKENFYFITVLIIVAVLGLAFGSFYKLHDKFWSHSILTMLVFVFAISHGIINKGTKNTLTFLALSFAISFAAEFIGVNFGYFFGGGYSYSDLLGPKILGVPFLVILMWAALIYVAYALSEHILDFRITKNISKKDKFYLAFFSSIVAALAAVAWDFVLDPLAVTMKWWTWQTAGVYFGIPASNFIGWLIVVFLAVFLFKMLFEKEHEETETRYDYAPALCYFLLYLSIIGLALETRQPIFILIGFITMFPFISIILVRYFTMKTKAPHLFKHKHGKVKGSEDG from the coding sequence ATGAGAAAACTGTTACTGAAAAAAGAAAATTTTTATTTTATAACTGTCTTGATAATTGTGGCTGTACTGGGCCTTGCTTTTGGGTCATTCTACAAATTGCATGACAAATTCTGGAGCCATTCTATCTTAACAATGCTTGTTTTTGTCTTCGCGATTTCGCATGGGATAATAAACAAGGGTACAAAAAATACCTTGACTTTTCTTGCCTTGTCTTTTGCGATAAGTTTCGCTGCAGAATTTATTGGAGTCAATTTTGGCTATTTTTTCGGGGGCGGATATAGCTATTCAGATTTGCTTGGCCCAAAAATTCTTGGAGTGCCCTTTCTTGTTATTTTGATGTGGGCAGCTTTGATTTACGTTGCATACGCATTAAGTGAGCATATTCTTGATTTTAGGATAACCAAGAATATTTCAAAAAAAGATAAATTTTATCTTGCATTTTTCAGTTCGATTGTAGCGGCATTGGCTGCTGTGGCATGGGATTTTGTTCTTGATCCGCTCGCTGTAACAATGAAATGGTGGACTTGGCAGACCGCAGGAGTTTATTTCGGCATTCCGGCAAGCAATTTTATCGGATGGCTTATTGTTGTGTTCTTGGCAGTGTTCTTATTTAAGATGCTTTTCGAAAAAGAACACGAAGAAACAGAAACAAGGTATGATTATGCTCCGGCCCTGTGCTACTTCTTACTTTATCTTTCCATAATCGGGCTTGCGCTAGAAACAAGGCAGCCAATATTTATTCTAATAGGCTTTATTACAATGTTCCCCTTTATCAGCATAATCTTGGTGAGATATTTTACTATGAAAACAAAAGCGCCTCATTTATTCAAGCATAAACATGGGAAAGTGAAAGGAAGTGAAGATGGCTGA
- a CDS encoding lactate utilization protein, producing the protein MTDFDKLASLETINETIKALKARGITAELVETKENALEKLRELIPEKSEIMTGGSTTLEQVGFVDLLKSKKHPWKNLKDEILAEKNEAKQTELRKRSISSQFFIGSIQAVVETGEVLIASASGSQIPAYAFSSDNAIWVVGAQKIVSSLEEGFKRIREHCFPLEDKRMKSIGYGGSTIGKILLFEREIMPNRRITLIFVNEKLGF; encoded by the coding sequence ATGACTGACTTCGACAAATTAGCATCACTTGAAACAATCAATGAAACGATCAAAGCCTTAAAAGCCAGAGGCATAACTGCTGAGCTTGTTGAAACAAAAGAAAATGCATTGGAAAAATTAAGAGAGCTGATCCCTGAAAAATCAGAGATCATGACAGGCGGCTCTACAACATTGGAGCAGGTAGGGTTTGTTGATTTGCTTAAATCCAAAAAGCATCCATGGAAAAATTTAAAAGACGAAATCCTGGCTGAAAAAAATGAGGCAAAACAAACAGAGCTTAGAAAAAGGAGCATAAGCTCTCAGTTCTTTATAGGAAGCATTCAGGCAGTTGTTGAAACAGGCGAAGTGCTGATTGCAAGCGCCTCCGGAAGCCAGATTCCGGCATATGCATTTTCATCTGATAATGCCATATGGGTTGTCGGGGCGCAGAAGATCGTTTCAAGCTTAGAAGAAGGGTTCAAGCGAATCAGAGAGCATTGTTTTCCTCTGGAAGACAAGAGGATGAAAAGCATTGGCTATGGAGGCAGCACAATTGGAAAGATTTTGCTGTTTGAAAGGGAGATAATGCCGAATCGCAGGATAACTTTGATCTTTGTGAATGAAAAGCTTGGGTTTTAA
- a CDS encoding thioredoxin domain-containing protein has translation MICLLALIVFAVLGIFSSTHRLLAKEAFDCVFRRLTLRKCESGLDKRLKSNITGKLMRKSPRLAGLIYKNFEIISWAFTILLVVSLIYSAYSGYNYFKYGNCYGKPSEAFCIFDPAGNTKATVYDYGYSGPVTFPTIDDDPYLGSKNANVTVIEFGCFMCKYTKKAEATVKEIIKAYGDKILYVYRDFPLNERHLEADIHAEAADCASEQDKYWEYHDLLFEEQEMENHTMMLKGFAEKLGLNMSEFNECFDSRKYREEVLNDFEDGLKAGIVGTPTFFINNKTLVGPRSFNEFKKVIDKELQRK, from the coding sequence ATGATATGCTTGCTGGCTTTAATTGTGTTTGCAGTGCTGGGAATTTTCAGCTCCACTCATAGATTGCTTGCAAAAGAGGCATTTGACTGCGTTTTCAGAAGACTAACATTAAGGAAATGCGAATCCGGCTTAGATAAAAGGCTGAAAAGCAATATAACCGGAAAGCTGATGAGAAAGAGCCCAAGGCTTGCAGGATTAATATATAAAAACTTTGAAATCATTTCCTGGGCATTTACAATATTGCTTGTTGTCAGCCTTATTTATTCAGCATATTCTGGCTATAACTATTTTAAATACGGCAACTGCTACGGCAAGCCGTCAGAAGCATTCTGCATATTTGACCCTGCAGGAAACACAAAAGCAACTGTGTATGACTATGGCTATTCTGGCCCTGTAACATTCCCAACAATAGATGATGACCCGTATCTCGGCTCAAAAAATGCAAATGTTACAGTAATAGAATTCGGCTGCTTCATGTGCAAATACACGAAAAAGGCAGAGGCAACTGTAAAGGAAATAATAAAAGCTTATGGTGATAAGATTCTGTATGTTTACAGGGATTTTCCATTAAATGAGAGGCATTTGGAGGCAGATATTCATGCTGAGGCAGCTGACTGCGCATCGGAGCAGGATAAGTACTGGGAGTATCATGATCTACTTTTTGAAGAGCAGGAAATGGAGAACCATACTATGATGTTAAAGGGCTTTGCAGAGAAGCTCGGGCTGAACATGTCAGAGTTTAACGAATGTTTCGACAGCAGAAAATACAGGGAAGAAGTTTTAAATGACTTTGAAGACGGGCTTAAGGCAGGCATTGTTGGAACACCGACATTTTTCATAAACAACAAAACACTTGTTGGGCCGCGAAGCTTTAACGAATTCAAGAAGGTAATTGACAAAGAGTTGCAGCGGAAATAA